Proteins encoded together in one uncultured Sphaerochaeta sp. window:
- the polA gene encoding DNA polymerase I produces the protein MDELFSSQDFDQEKLQKESKDRPLSVPPKQDEKKKESTTLSDRKKLYIIDGYGLIYRSYYGFFRNPMQDTQGNNISAVYGFFSTVLKLIREYSPDYLVVAMDGKEKTFRHIMYEPYKATRDAAPEDLHTQVPIINNILKALKIPSITMEGYEADDIIATLSEEATRHGIDAIMFTGDKDLLQLVDEHTFALRPAKKNEKFYQLMGDNEVEEMLGIKPSQIVDYLSLLGDSSDNIPGVKGIGEKGAAKLLQQFGTLDGIYEHIKLVAPGLQKKLLEGKENAHLSKSLVVLRRDLFNVETFDTDQYLVKDVDYEAAIPLFQEIGMRTILKELGRASGGDASSFLPEKPVKKASKNGSYEAVTTIKALSELLASYEKAGKPVAFDLETTSIDEMVADVIGFSFTNEAEKAYYVPLVHEGKELLPVDEVRDLLADYLGSGKLSLIGQNFKYDYKVLVRWGVVPKRVVFDTMVAAWLLDSTSVFNMDYLAEKYLEHKTVRYSDIVPKGKLLSDIPLDQVVFYGAEDADVTFRLYEVFLELLKARGLLDLLNDIEMPLLLIIANMELAGIYLERSRIEPLSQEFEKRIDVIKEEIFSICGHSFNLNSPQQLQEVLFVEREIPTGAKTRSGFSTATEVLEPLQETYREVALILQYRMLNKLKSTYIDKLPLQINAETGRIHPSFSQTGTETGRLSCKDPNLQNIPVRTEEGRRIRSAFIPKKGHRFLSADYSQIELVVLAHMADDPGLKRAFEEGVDVHRSTASLIFDVPLAEVSSDQRRIAKTINFGVMYGMGTHSLAKDLKISHSEAKQFIDQYFQRYSGVQAFVESTRSRAEKDGYVRTLLGHVRTITEINSRSAVERAKAQRIAVNTVIQGTAADIMKLAMLRISASIKEKGLKATLLLQIHDELVFEVPDDEVEETKHVVQEALEGAVKLSIPLKTSIEVGDNWGDIH, from the coding sequence ATGGATGAACTGTTTTCCAGTCAGGATTTTGATCAAGAGAAGTTACAAAAGGAGTCAAAGGATAGACCCCTTTCCGTACCACCTAAGCAGGACGAGAAAAAGAAGGAGTCCACAACGCTCAGCGATCGAAAGAAATTGTATATTATTGATGGCTATGGCCTGATCTACCGCTCCTACTACGGATTTTTCAGGAATCCAATGCAAGATACCCAGGGAAACAACATATCTGCAGTATATGGATTCTTCTCCACGGTCCTGAAGTTGATACGTGAATACTCACCAGACTATCTGGTGGTTGCAATGGACGGTAAGGAGAAGACATTCCGCCATATTATGTATGAACCTTATAAAGCAACCAGGGATGCCGCACCAGAGGACCTCCATACTCAGGTACCCATTATCAACAACATCCTCAAGGCCTTGAAGATTCCCTCCATCACGATGGAGGGGTATGAGGCCGATGACATTATCGCCACCTTGAGCGAGGAAGCGACCCGACATGGAATTGATGCCATCATGTTTACTGGTGACAAGGACTTGCTCCAATTGGTGGATGAACATACCTTTGCGTTGAGACCAGCAAAGAAGAATGAAAAGTTCTACCAATTGATGGGAGACAATGAAGTTGAGGAGATGCTTGGGATTAAACCCTCCCAGATAGTCGATTACCTCTCCCTGTTGGGGGATTCTTCGGATAATATCCCAGGGGTAAAAGGGATTGGGGAGAAAGGGGCTGCAAAGCTCTTGCAGCAATTTGGTACCCTTGACGGTATCTATGAACATATAAAGCTGGTTGCTCCCGGCTTGCAGAAGAAGTTGTTGGAAGGAAAGGAGAACGCGCATCTGAGCAAGAGTCTGGTCGTGCTCAGGCGTGATTTATTCAATGTCGAAACCTTCGATACTGATCAGTACTTGGTCAAGGATGTAGACTATGAGGCAGCCATACCCCTGTTCCAGGAGATTGGGATGCGGACCATACTCAAGGAACTTGGACGGGCCTCGGGAGGGGATGCCTCCTCGTTCCTTCCTGAAAAGCCTGTGAAGAAAGCCTCCAAGAACGGTTCATATGAGGCCGTGACAACGATAAAAGCACTTTCTGAGTTGCTTGCATCATATGAGAAGGCAGGAAAACCAGTAGCATTCGATCTTGAAACGACCAGTATTGATGAGATGGTTGCCGATGTTATTGGTTTTTCATTCACCAATGAGGCAGAGAAAGCCTACTATGTTCCCTTGGTGCATGAGGGAAAGGAACTCCTGCCAGTCGATGAGGTGCGTGACTTACTTGCCGACTATCTCGGGAGTGGGAAACTCTCGCTTATCGGGCAGAATTTCAAGTACGACTACAAGGTATTGGTGCGTTGGGGGGTGGTTCCCAAGCGCGTTGTCTTCGATACCATGGTTGCAGCATGGTTGTTGGATAGTACCTCGGTATTCAATATGGACTATCTTGCAGAGAAGTATTTGGAGCATAAGACGGTCCGCTACAGCGATATTGTGCCAAAAGGAAAATTGTTGAGTGATATCCCCTTGGACCAGGTGGTGTTCTATGGTGCAGAGGATGCTGATGTGACCTTCCGCCTCTATGAGGTGTTCCTGGAACTTCTCAAGGCAAGAGGCTTGCTTGATTTACTCAATGACATTGAAATGCCCTTGCTCCTGATCATTGCAAACATGGAACTTGCGGGTATTTACTTGGAGAGAAGTCGAATAGAGCCTCTCTCCCAGGAGTTTGAGAAGCGCATTGATGTCATCAAGGAGGAGATTTTCTCCATCTGTGGGCATAGTTTCAACCTGAACTCCCCACAGCAATTGCAGGAAGTGCTTTTTGTAGAGCGTGAGATTCCTACCGGTGCCAAGACCCGCTCAGGATTCTCCACTGCAACTGAAGTACTGGAGCCTTTGCAGGAGACCTACCGGGAAGTTGCCTTGATCTTGCAATACCGGATGCTCAATAAGCTCAAGAGTACCTATATCGACAAGCTTCCCCTTCAGATCAATGCTGAAACCGGCAGGATTCACCCTTCATTCAGCCAGACAGGCACTGAAACAGGAAGACTCTCTTGCAAGGACCCCAACCTCCAGAACATTCCTGTTAGGACCGAAGAGGGGAGAAGAATCCGTTCTGCGTTCATTCCAAAGAAAGGACATCGATTCCTCTCTGCTGACTACTCACAGATTGAGCTTGTGGTATTGGCACATATGGCTGACGACCCAGGGCTCAAGAGAGCATTTGAAGAGGGTGTGGACGTGCATCGTTCTACCGCGAGCTTGATCTTCGATGTTCCCCTCGCCGAAGTCTCCTCCGATCAACGCCGTATTGCCAAGACAATCAACTTCGGTGTCATGTACGGTATGGGGACCCATAGCCTGGCGAAGGACCTCAAGATATCTCACAGCGAAGCGAAGCAATTCATCGATCAATACTTCCAGCGCTATAGTGGGGTCCAGGCCTTTGTAGAATCCACAAGGAGCCGCGCAGAGAAGGATGGCTATGTAAGGACTTTGCTTGGGCATGTGAGAACCATCACCGAGATCAACAGCAGGAGTGCCGTCGAGCGTGCGAAAGCGCAGCGTATCGCGGTAAATACGGTTATCCAGGGGACAGCGGCTGATATCATGAAGCTTGCAATGCTCCGTATTTCTGCATCCATCAAGGAAAAAGGACTCAAGGCCACCTTGCTGCTTCAGATCCATGACGAACTGGTATTCGAAGTGCCTGATGATGAGGTGGAAGAGACAAAACACGTAGTACAGGAAGCTCTGGAAGGGGCGGTAAAGCTCAGTATCCCGTTGAAGACCAGTATCGAGGTTGGGGACAACTGGGGAGATATACACTGA